In the Corynebacterium jeikeium genome, CTAGCTACGTCCCGGGCACATCCTCAAAGGCGCAAGTCCAGGTGCTGGACCTGGACGAGTTGGGCGAAGCACTCCTGGCGGGTTACATCACCGCCGACGAAGCCCGCCGAGCGCTGGATTCCACGCAGCGGCTGCTGGATGGGCTGCACGAACACGGCAGCGTGGCCGATTGGCTGGCCGCCCAGGGCGTCCAACTTCGTCGCACTGCCTAAGCCAGCCACGAGTTAAAACAGACTAGTACCTCGGGCGCTTCTCGCAACCTACGCCATCGCCGTCACGGTCAAAGCGGCTAGAGAAACCTGCATCCCTCTGGTAGATCGGACGCCCCAAACGATTCCAAACGTCTTTACAGTTCTGGTAGTAGACGTTCTGCGCACGCGCTGGAGCCGGGCGCTTAGCCGGAGCCGGGCGCTTAGCTGGAGCCGGCTTGGCAGCAACGGGCTTCTTAGTTGGTGCCGGCTTAGGCGCCTTCTTCACTGGCACCTTCTTTGCCGGCGCAGGTTTTGCCGGAGCCTTCTTCGCCGGAGCGGGAGGCGCAGGCGGATTAGGGATCAAGCCGGGCAGAGGATTGGGGATCAGTCGGGACTGAACCGCCCAGTTCACACCCGCAGCAATCAAAGCACCCACCGCAAGGCTTCCGACAATCGCACCAATAACCGTCTTCAAGTCAGTGGATCCAACTGGCTTGGAGCTTAGCTCTGCACCCTGCGGGTCATCGGAGGGGTTCTGACCATCTTCAGAACCATTCTCCTTGCCCTTACCTTCACCCTCGTCCGTGCCAGGATCCTTCACCTCGGGATTGGGTGCCCCTTGAGAGGAGGAATCTACTGGAATACCCGCTGCATTATCCTGTGCAGCAGCTGGGGAAATACCGCCCATGACCAGGCTGACCGAAAGCGCAGCCACGATTACTTTTTTCATCATGACGTAAGAATAGACCGCTTTCTAACTCCGCTCTAAGCAAGAGCTTAAGAAGGGGTAGTTTTTTTACTACCCCTACCGCTACGCCAGGATCTGGCGGCCCATCACCATACGGCAGATCTGGTTGGTGCCCTCGTAGATCTGGGTGATCTTCGCATCGCGCATCATGCGCTCCAGCGGGAAGTCGCGGGTGAAGCCGTAGCCGCCGAGCAGCTGGACGGCGTCCACCGTGACCTCCATGGCCACGTCGGAAGCAAATGCCTTGGAGCCTGCCGCCATGAGGCCCAGCTTGGCACCATCCTCAGCCACGCCGCGCTCCGCGTTGGAAGCCGCGGTGTAGATCATCAGGCGGGCGGCGTCGATCTTCATCTTCATGTCAGCCAGCATGAACTGGGTGTTCTGGAAGTCGGCGATCGCCTTGCCGAACTGCTTACGCTCCTTCACATACGCAACGGCCTGGTCGAACGCACCCTGGGCGATACCCAGAGCCTGCGCGCCGATGGTCGGGCGGGTGTGATCCAGGGTCTGCAGAGCGGTCTTGAAGCCAGTGCCTTCCTCGCCGATCATGCGGGAAGCCGGAACGCGGCAGTCCTCGAACAAAAGCTCGGCCGTGGGGGAACCCTTGATGCCCAGTTTGTGCTCGTAACCGGAAACGCTGAAGCCTGGGTCGTCCTTGTTCACCATGAACGCAGAGATGCCGCGTGCGCCAGCCTCCGGATCGGTCACGGCCATCACGGTGTACCAGGTGGACTTACCACCGTTGGTGATGAAGCACTTGGAGCCGTTAATAACCCACTCGTCGCCGTCGCGGACAGCGCGGGTCTTCATCGCGCCGGCGTCAGAACCAGCCTCGCGCTCCGTGAGCGCGTAAGAGGCCATCGCACCGTTAGCAATATCTGGCAGCACTTCCTTCTTCAGCTCCTCGGAGCCCTGCAGGATCAGGCCCATGGTGCCCAGCTTGTTCACAGCCGGGATGAGGGAGGAAGAACCACAAACGCGGGCAACTTCTTCGATGACGATAACTGCTGCGAGGGAGTCGCCACCCTGGCCGCCGTACTCCTCCGGAACGTGGATAGCGTTGAAGCCCGCGGCGTTCAGAGCCTCTAGGGCCTCCTGCGGGAAGCGCTCTTCTTCGTCAACGTCCTTGGCGTGCGGAGCGATCTGCTGCTCAGCCAGGTCGCGGATAGCCTCGCGCAGTGCGAGGTACTCGTCGGGCAGACGGAATGGTTCGAAATCAGGGTTGAAGCCCATGGTTAATTCTTCGCCTCTCTAGCAGTGAAGTTGAGAACGTTCTTTCCCACCGAGTGTAATGCGCTCCGGCGATTCGGTGATCTGAAAGCGATATTTACATAAAGAACCTTACATACAGCTACGGCCACCCCCTCAGTACTCCCCTCCCCGGATACGGCCACATCACTTTCCGCTCACCATTCGGTAACAAAACGCCAATCTCATTGGCCACATACATACCTTGTGTTTACAGTGTTATCCATGAAGAGCCTTCGCCGTCGTCCGGTTATCTCCCGATCCCGCGCTCCCCGCTCCGCCCTGGCCGCGGGTGCAGCCGCCCTGCTACTTGCCGGTGGTTCACTCACCCTGACCGCCTGCGACGACGAGGAGACCACCCCCTCCAACGCAGCGTCTACTCAGGAATCCGCAGAGGAAAGCTCTGCCCAATCCCTCACTGATCACAGCACTGCCAGTACCGGCGCAGCCAACAGTAAGGCCGAAGACGGCTCCGTGGGCAAGGGCGGCATGTGTGCCACCAATGATCTAGAGATCACCACCGCCGACTCGCAGGGCGCAGCCGGCTCCACGCTGGTCAACGTCGTCTTTAAGAACACTTCCTCCAAGCCGTGCTCGATGCGTGGCTTCCCGGGCGTATCCATGGTCGCAAACCACAACGGCACCCAGCTGGGCAAGCCCGCGCAGCGGGAGAAGGACGTGCCCAGCAAGGACGTAAAACTCGACCCCGGCGCATCGGCCATCGCGCCCATAAAGATCACTCAGGTTGGCGCCCTGGATCCGCAGGAGTGCAAGCCCCAGGATGCTGACGGCCTGCGCGTCTACCCGCCGGAGCAGACCAAGGCCGCCTATGTGCCGATGAAGAACCTGGAGGGTTGTTCCGGGGAAGTCGAGTACCTGTCGGTGCAGCCCGTCAGCATGGGCGATCACAGCGGCCAGGCCGGCACCGGCCAAGGCGACCAAGACGGCGAGTAGCGCCGCCCACAAGCCCACGCCCCACCCACCGTGTCTTTACTCCACAGCTCTTCCCGCACCGCACCCCGCCGGTTCACCGCATGGCTGGCTGCGGTGGCTTTGCTCTCCCTCCTCGTCCGTGGCCTCCAGCTGGGCCAGCGCACGTTCTACTGGGATGATTTCCTCATCCCTGCTACCTTCAGCGGCGGTTCCCTCGGCGACTATTTCGCCAGTTACGATGGGCACCTCATGCCGGCTTCCGCACTCGTGCAGGTGCTAGCCCATCGAATTGCGCCGCTCAATTGGTGGCTCCCCGTCACTGTGCTGATGCTGCTCAGCGCCCTCGCCGCGGCACTCTGGGCGAAGGTGTGCGTGCAGCTCGCCGGCCGCAGCCTCGCCACCCTGGGGCTTTACACCGCGCTCCTTTTCAGCCCTTTCCTCATGGACGCCGCCGGTTGGTGGTCTGCAGGCATCAACGCGCTGGCCTGGCAGATCGGCATGGCGGGATTCATGGTGTGCCTGCTCTCCGCGCGCCGGTCTCTCCCCCGCTACTCCTTGTGCGCCACCGGGTTTCTGCTTTTAGCCCTGCTGTTCACGGAGAAAGCCCTCACGATCGTCCCGGCCGCCCTCGCCCTCGCTGTGCTGGCAGGCATGGCCCGGCGCGACATCGCCCGCTTCTTCGCTGCGCCCGGCGCGCTCTTTGTCGTCTGGTCGCTGCTCTTCCTCACCCTCTCACCTCTGCCGCGCGAGGAGTCGAATAGCCAGTCGCTGTGGTCGGCGCTGCCCAATAGCCTGTTCGCCACCGTGATCCCCGGCGCGCTGGGTGGTCCGTTGTCGTGGGATCGTTGGTCGCCCTCCAGCACTTTCGCCACCGCTCCGACGTGGTGGAGTGTCGCCAGCGCTATCCTGCTGCTCGCCCTCGCCGCTTTCTGGCTGCGCCGCGATACTCGCCACCGTCTTCTCGGCCTGTTCCTGGTGCTCGGCTATCTGGCCGCCATCTACATACTGCTTGGCCGCGCCCGCAACAGCACCGGCACCTCTGGTCTGCTACTTTCCTCTATGCACTACTTCGCGGACTGGTTTACCTTCGCCGTGCTGGTGGTAGGTTGTTGCTCCCTTTCTTATGGACGCCCCCACGTCGCCAACCGCCCCACCCCCAGCTTCGCGGCCGCGCGCTCCCGCTGGGTTGGGGTGGGCGCGATTCTCAGTGCTGTGGCCATCAGCATCGTCTCTACCTACACCTGGGTTGGCACGTGGAGCAATGACCGGACCGCCGACTACCTGGCCAACCTGCGCACCTCCACGAAGTTGGACGGTTCGGGGGAACCGCCGCAACTGCTGGATCAGCCGGTTCCGCTGGACATTCTCACCCCGGTGGTGCACCCCTACGACCGCGTCTCCGCGCTGACTGGCCAGCCCGCGGCAACGCAGGTAGACGAGCCACCACGGATCATCGACGAGTCGGGGAAGATTGTGGATGCGGAGGTGGTGGCGTCCGCAACAAGCACCGCAGGTAAAGAACCCGAGTGCGGGGTGCGCATCGCCGCGGGGCACTCCCAGGCTATCCTGCTGGATAACGCACTGCCGTTCGGGGATTGGACGTGGCAGCTGAACGCGACAGCCAGCACGGATATGACGTTGACCATCACCACCCCCAACGGGCTCGAGGATGCCAAGGAGACCAAGAGCCGTGCCGTCGATGTACACCTTGGCACGGAGCTCAAGCCCCGCTGGGTGCGGGTTTCCGGTGGTGGCGGAATCCTGCTGGTGCGAGCAGAAGCGGATTCCGGTGCATCTGACGAATACGTCTGCATCGGGGCGGGTGGCATCGGTCCGCTGGTGGCGAAGGCGGACTAAAGCTGGGATAGCTGGAATAGTGTGCCTTTCCGTACCGTTGAAGGTGCTTAGGAACGAACCAAAACGCACTTCTAGGAGGCGCTGACAGATGTCGACCCAGAACGCACGGAACGCACAGAACGTCATGATCCTCGGAGGCCACGGCAAGGTGGCGCTGCTGGCGTCTCCGAAACTTGTAGAGGCCGGCCACACGGTCACTTCCGTGGTGCGCAACCCCGATCACGTGGCAGACGTGGAGGCCACCGGCGCGAAGGCCGTGGTGCAGGACATAGAGCAGCTGGATGTGGCTGGCTTCGAGAAGCTTTTCGCCGATCAGGACGTGATCATCTGGTCCGCGGGTGTGGGCGGTGGCGACGATGAGCGCACCCTCCGTGTGGACCGCGATGCGGCGATCCGCTCCATCGACGGCGCCGGAACCAAGCGCTTTGTCATGGTCAGCTACTTCAATTCTCGCGCCGATCACGGTGTGCCGGAAGACCACTCGATGTTCACCTACTGCGAGGCGAAGGCCGCCGCGGACGACCACCTGCGTGCTTCTTCCACCAAGTGGACGATCGTCGGCCCGTCCGCGCTGACGATGGACGAGCCGACCGCTAAGATCGAAACACGCTCCCCGAAGGCTGATGGCACCGCCAACGGCGACGACACGCTGCAGGCCAGCCAGGTCTCCCGCGCCGACGTGGCCGCCGTCATCGCCGAGGTTGTGGATCGCCCGAACCTGGTCGGCCACTTCATCGAGTTCAACACGGGCGACACCCCCATCACCGAGGCGCTCGACGCACACGCCGAGAACCAATCGGCTTAAGAGAAAGAGAATTTCATGGCAGCTGGCCTTGCGGCACTACTAGACGACATTGCGCTTATCGCTAAGAAAGCCGCGGCCACGACGGATGACGTCGCTGCCATCGCCGGGCGTACCTCGACGAAGGCGGCTGGGGTTGTTATTGATGACGCCGCCGTCACCCCGAAGTTCGTCGCTGGGGTATCCCCGGCGCGCGAGCTGCCGATCATTTGGAAGATCACCAAAGGCAGCCTCGTCAACAAGCTGATTATTATCCTGCCGATCATCTTGCTACTGAGTTGGCTGCTGCCCGGCGCGCTGACTCCCCTGCTGATGCTCGGCGGATTCTACCTTTCTTTCGAAGGCGCTGAGAAAGTCCTGGAGAAGGTAGGTCTGGGTAGCCACGGCGAGGGAGAATCAGACGATGGCGATGAGGAGAAAGACCAGTCCGAAAGCGCACTGGTGCGCGGGGCGATCCTCACCGACCTGATCCTCTCTGCGGAGATCATGGTGATTTCCCTGAACGAGGTTGCCGACCAGCCACTTTTGACGCGCGCCCTGGTGCTGATCCTGGTCGGCCTCATAGTCACTTTCGCCGTCTACGGCGTGGTGGGCGTACTCATCAAGATCGACGACATCGGACTTGCCCTCGCCAACAAGGAAGGCGTCAGCAAGGGGATGAAGAAGTTCGGCCTGTTCCTGGTCAAAGGAATGCCAAAACTGCTGACCGCCATCGGCATCATCGGCACCCTAGCCATGCTGTGGGTCGGTGGACATATCCTGCTGGTTGGCTTCGATGAGCTGGGCCTGCACTGGCCTTACCAGGCGGTGCACCACGTGGTGGAGAACTTTGAGCACCTCGGGGGCGCGGTAACCTGGCTGATGGAGACCGGTTTCAGCTTGCTGTTCGGCCTGCTAGTCGGCGCACTCATCGCCGTGGTGGTCGGCGGGGTAAAGAAACTGCGCGCCCGCTAAGCGCTGCAGGTGCGCTACACATGTAAATACAGAATTCCGCTAGAAGCCTAAGGAGGCTCACCTCTTGTCTGCGAAGGACGTAGCCCTCGTGCTCGAGGGCGGTGGCATGCGCAACAGCTACACCGCCGCCTGCATCGACCAGCTGCTGGAGCACAATATCGAGTTCGGCTGGGTCGGCGGCATCAGTGCCGGAGCTTCCCATACCGTGAACTTCCTTTCTGGCGATAGGAAGCGAGCCCGCGAGTCCTTCGTGGAATTCGGTGGACACCCAAAGACCGGCGGGTTCAAGTCCCTACTCAAGGGCACCGGCTACTTCAACGCGGAGTACATTTACGAGACCGCTGGCGCACCCGGCAACGATCTGCCCTTCGACTGGGAAACTTTCCAGCGTTCGAACTCCCAGGTATGCATCGGCGCGACCCGTGCGGATAACGGCGAGACAGTCTATTGGCGCCGCGAGGACATCAAAGACCTGCCGGATCTCATGCGCAAGGTCCGCGCCAGCTCTACCCTGCCGGGCCTCATGCCCGTGCCCACCATCGACGGGGTGGATTATGTCGATGGTGCCCTCGGAGATTCCGGTGGCCTGCTGATCGATGCCGCCATTGAGGATGGCTTTGAGAAGTTCCTGGTGCTGCGCACCAAGCCCAAGGGCTACGTCCGCCCCGCGCTACGGAGCCCAAAGCTAGTTAAGTCACTACTACGCTCTCGCCCGGCCGTAGCCCAGGCAATGATCGACCGGCCGCCGAAATACAACCTAGCCTCCGACAAGATCGCGGAGTTAGAGGCCAAGGGCCAGGCGTTGGTGTTCTACCCGGAGAAGATGAACGTCAGCAATACCGAGCGCCGGTTGGAACGCCTGAAGCAATCCTGGAGCGACGGGTTGGAGCAGACCAAGCGCGAATGGGAAACGTGGATGGAGTTTCTGGGCGAATCTAAATGATGCTCAGCAAACCCAGCACGATGAGCATCGCCGCCACCACATAGCCCGCCAGCGCCACCATCTGTTCCTTTCTATGGCGTAGCCCATCGATGAACCGAGCCAGTGCGCTTTCCGGCTTACGCAGAACAAAGCCCAGCGCCAGGCCAGACAGCGCCGGCAGGCTCAGCGCGAGCGTGGCATAGAGGAAGACCGCAAAGTATTTCGCCGCAGAGCTGATTCCCACGGTGCTCAAGTACGCCAGGCCAGCAAAGAAAGGCGCGGACGTCGCGGATTGGACGATTCCCAGGGCCATGCCCGAGAGGAAGGTCCCCCACGACGCTCGGCGGAGGGGGCGGGCCAGACGATTGATCATGGGGGTGGGATCGCCGCCTCGTAGCGTCAAGAAGGCACTTAGAAGACCCACCGCAATGAGGACCAGACCAAATATCGGCGAGGCCAAGGCGGTCTGCACGGCATCCGAAATCCCGTTGAACAGCAGCAACACAGCCAGCGACAGCAGGAACACTCCGAACCAGTCCCCCGCCACCAGCACTGCGGCGATGGGCGCGTAGCGGCGCGGCTTCGGGTGCATCACCGCGACAGCGAAAAGCACGCCGATGAGCAGCACGTTGACGGAATCGGCCAACGCGAAGCTCACGGCGTGCAGCATGCGGGGGATCCTTTCGGTGGCTCCCACAGCACCTGAACGATCTACCTAAACAATCTTGGGTCAGGGCGCGGGAAGGAGGGGGTGGAACTCTAGCGAACTCTAGCGAACCTTCCGGCCGTGAACAAGGAAGTACACGGCGGCGCTGACCGCGACCAGCCCGGCCAGCATCGTGTACATCGCCTGGTAGCTGGTGGCAGAAACGATCATGCCCAGCAGGATCGGGCCGAAGCCCACGCCGACGTCCAGCAACAAGAAGAGCGTGGAAATGCCCGCGCCCATCTGGTGGGGCTCGACAGCCTTGACGGAGATCGCCTGCGCGGCTGGCATTAGCGAACCATAGCCCAAGCCCGTCAGTGCACCGGCCAGAACCACCATCCAGTCCTGAGTAGAGAACGCGAGCACAACCAGGGCGATGGCGAAGGTAACCAAGCCCAGGTAGATCACAATGTTGTCGCCCTTCTGGTCCTGGATCTTGCCCAGAACGAAGCGCATCACGAGGGTCACCAGTGCATAGGCTAGGAAGAAGTATTTGGCGCCGGTGACCAGGTCGTTGTCCTCGGAGTAGCTGTTCAGGTAGGTGATCACACCTGCGTAGCACACACCGACCAACAGCATAAAGAAGCCGATGGGGGCAACCTTCGGGTGCACGATAGCCGAGAGGCTAAAGGTCGGACGGTGGTGGTGCGCATCCGCGCCCTTGGGCTCTGGGGAACGCACCAGCAAGGACAGCAGGAAGGCCACGATGGACATGCCCACCACGACCTGGAACATGGTGGTGTAGCCGACGGAGCCCACCAGCCATAGCCCCAGCGCCGGGCCGATCGCGGTGGCCAGCGTGGTACCCAGAGCGAAGTAGCCGGTTCCCTCCGCGCGGCGTGCATTGGGAATCACGGACTGGGCGACGGCCATCACTGCGGTGCTGGCGAAGGCATAACCGATGCCGTGGATAATGCGCACGGCGATCAGCAGCCCCAGGGAGTTTGCGGGAATGTAGAAGGCACAGGTCACGATGACCAACACCAGTGCGGTGAATAGCACTCGCCGCCGCCCCACCGCGTCGACGAAAAACCCCGAAAAGACGCGCGCCCCCGTCGCGCCGATAACGAAGGCACTGGAGGCCAGGCCCGCGCTCGCGTTATTGGCCGCGAATTCTTTGACTGCGTAGCCAGCCATGGTCGTCACGAGGACGTAGAAGATCATGAACTGGGCGAAGTTTACTAACCATGCAAAGACAAAAGCCGGTGTTACAACCGGCTCTTTCGTTGGTGCGGACGTTAGGAACACCTTCTTCATTTAATTGTTTTTATGTTTTATACCGCGGAGCACGTTACCAAACATCTGCAGCCTCGGTGAGACAGGGGCCACTTTTCTGTGTTCTTTCTTTCGCGCTTTCTTTGGGACGCCCCTACGCATCCAGCTCGCAATCAGGCATCAGGCAAGCACCACTCGCTCCCCCACGCTTGGCCTCCAATACGCCGCCTCAGCTGCGGTGATGGACTTAAACTCTCGCGGCGTGATCTGAGACAGGGCGTCAATATAAGAAGGAACAACATCCCGCGGCAACCTTAAACCAACCGTGAGGTGCGGAACCCAACGTGGGCCGCGACCGTCTGGGTTGAGAGCACTGAGCTCGCGGGCGGCGTTTTCCAGCTCGTCCGTGGCTTCGAGCAGCCACGCCACCGTCTGTTTCTTTCCTGTGCCGAAGACGACCACGCCCCGGCGGCTAAGCTCCGAGGGCACGGCGGATGGCAGGATCTCGCGGGCGCGCTCCACGACGTGCGGGGCCATATTCGGAGAGAACGTGACCGTGATGTGCGGAGTCTGCCGCTGTCGCGGAAACCCGCGGGCTGCGAGCTCGTCGAAGATGCCGCGGACGGTGGCGGCCTGCTCGTCGGGCAGGTTCAGCAGGATGTTCTCAGGGGAATTGACGGACATTGTTCTCTATCCTAGCTGGCTGCGCCGAGACCACCGGCGCGTCGCGTTGCCCGGCGGCGCGCTACCCTGCGTCGCGTCGCCCGGCGGCGCGCTACTTGAAGGACACGTACTCCGGAAGGTCAGCAGGCTTTTCCAACGGCTGCTTCTTCGGGTTCATGTCCAGCCCCAGCTCCTTGGCGAATACCAGGCGGGTGGACTTGTAGACTCGCTCGTCGGCCTCGTCCAGCTCGAACACGCGGGCGCCGCGCAGGGTGTGCATGGACCAGGTGCCGTCCTTCAACCCATAGGGGCCGAAACCGGTTCCCGGGCAGTAGCCCAGTTCTACCCCGAAGTAGTTGCCGTTGAAGGTGTTGATGTGGTCGTGGCCGCAGTAGATACCCAGGACGTCGCCGCGCTCGCGGACGGCGGAGTAGATGCCGGGGTTGAAGGCGCCGACGTAAACGTCCTCGTTCTTCACGCCCTCGATGCCGTGGCGCTTCTTGGCCTCGCCATGCTTGATGAGGTCGTTATTGTATGGCCCGCCGAACCACATATCGCGGTGCTCGTAGGTCGGGATGTGGAAGTACATCAGGCCTGGAATCTTCTTGCCGTAGCGCTCTTCGTAGCCCCGGGAGGTATCGCGGTACCACTGGATTTGGTCGCTGTGGATGTAGTCGTAGCCGGGGATCTCCTTGGTCTCCTGACCCGCCAGTTCCTCGCCGATGTAGTTCCCGGAATCCAGCAGCCAGATGGCGAATGCTGGGTTCGGGTTTGCGTTGCCCTGAACCAGCAGGGATACGTTGGATTCGCCGTGGATCGGGTCGTCCGCGACGTTGAGGTTGTACTTGTACTTGCGCACGAAGTTCAGCAGCGCGATCTCGTCGGCTTGAGTGCCGTCCTCCATGGAGTCTTCGTCGTGGTTACCGAAGGTGATGGCCCATGGGATCTTGCGGGACTCCATCGGCAGCACCACATTGTTTACCGCCTGGAATGCCTGTTCGGTGGTTTTGGGGCCAGAGGAGATCACGTCACCGTTGATCAGCGCAAAGTCCGGCTTCTCCTGGTCCAACACCTTGCCCATGAACTCGATGGTGCGGCGATCAGTGAGGTGATCGTCTTGAGTGTCATTGAACTGGACGATCTTGAACTTGCCGTCGCCGTTGAACTTCAGCGGCATGTCCGCGCCGCCGTTGTTGTCGCCACCGCCGTTTCCGCGCCCCGGGCCGAAGCTGGATCCGGCCAGCGAGCCTGCTGACGAGTTCCACGCCTGTGCCTGCGCTGCTGGCGCAAGTGCAGCGGTGACGCCCAACGCTCCGGTTCCCGCCAGGAAGTTACGGCGGTTCACATTGAACTGCTTGGGCGCATTCTGGCCTTCCAGCTGCTGCGATTTTTTAGATGAATTACTAGACAAGGTAATTGAGTTCCTTTTCCTGCGAGAATTGAACTTCCACAAGCTATCGGCCGCAGGTAAGCGCAAGGTTTCCTGAAGATGAATTCATAACAACTTCGCGTCTTCCCTCTCCACCGCTTGACCACTTCGCTTGACCTTGCCGTTGCGGCAACCGAAAGGATGTAGCCCATGACCGAATACACGATTGGTGATGCTGCAGATTTTTTGGGTGTGACGCCCAAAGCCCTGCGCCATTGGGATTCCATTGGGCTACTCAGCCCACAGTGGCGCACACTGGGCGACTACCGCCTCTATACCGAGGAAGATCTGCGCGTCGGCGCGGCCATTGTGCTGTACCGGGACATGGGTTTCAAGCTGGCGGAGATTCCCGACCTGATTGAAGCGCCTTCCGACGCTGCCCTTGACCGTGCCCTCCGCGCCCATCGGGAAGCCTTGGCGCGCAAGCGCGACGAGGTGGAGAGCCAATTGCGTGCGGTCGAGGATTTGATAACAACAACCCGAGTGGAGGGATACACCATGGAACAAATGGACAAGATCAAGCAGTACTTCGGCGAGCAGATGCCCGCCTACCAGGAGGAAGCTCGCGAGCGTTGGGGCGACACCCCTGAATACCAGCAGTCCCAGGAAAAGCTGGCCTCTATGGGTGACGGCGACTTCCAGGAGGTTAAGGCCAACCACGACCGCTTCGTGGCGGATCTGGTAGCTGCCCGAGATGGTGGCGTCACCCCCGATAGCGAAGAAGCACAAGAACTCGTGGAGCGGCACCGCGCAACGATTAACCAGTGGTACGAGGTTACGACCTCGCGGCAGCTGATTCTGGCACGGATGTACGTGGACGACGAGCGTTTTGCCGAGGCATACCAGGGCGCACAGGATTACCTGCTTTCGCTAGTGGAACACCGTGCGAAGCAGGAGGGAATCACCAATCCCAGCTGGGATGACTAGCTAGGGTTGCTACGATTGCGCCATGAAAGGCTACCGCACCGGAGAACATGCACTGGCGATCTACTTATCCTCCATTGCAGGATTCGTAGATACGCTGGGCTTTTTGTATCTGGGAGGGTACTTCCTGTCGTTCATGTCGGGTAACACCACGCGCCTGACTGCGGCGGTCAATGCGGGGAAATGGGACGTCGCGATGACGGCTGGCGGGGTCATGGCGCTGTTCCTCATCGGCGTGGGAATTGGGGCGCTTATCAGTCAACTCGGGCGGCGCTATTTGCCCCCGACGCGCACGCGCGAAGCGATTCTTCTGTTTATCTGCACCACCTCAACGATTGCCTCCGTACTGGTCTTAACCGGGCACGAACAGTTGGCGGTGTACAGCCTGTCATTCACCGTGGGCGCTATGAATTCCACGTTCGAGCGCGACGGCGAGGTGAGCATTTCCCTGACGTACATGACGGGCACGCTGGTGAAGATGTCTCAGCGGTTCGTGGCCGCACTCTTCGGTGGCCCGCACTTGGATTGGCTCCGCTATTTCGCTCTGTGGATGGCGCTAGCCTGCGGGGCACTCCTGGGCGGCTGGATGTATGTCCAGGTGGGTCTGCACGCGGTTCTGGTGGTGACGGGCATGCTGTACGCGGGAACCGTGACTGCACTGGTGTACCGCCAATGGCGGCGCAACCGTGGGCTGGCGGTTTAGCGCTAGTGGACTAGAGCTCCCAGGGGTTCAAATTGAGCATCCTCGCGGCTCGAAGTCCATCCGTTCGTCCTCGAGGTCAATGTCCTCTTCCATTTGCAACCGCGAAGCCCAGTCTTCATTCGAGCCGGAGATCTTCCTGTAGTCATCAATGGAAAGCAATACGAAGGCCGGCTCACCTCGATCAGTAATAACAACTGGCCCCTCACCGGCCTTCCTTTTCGCGTAACTCACATCCTGATGGAACTCACGCGCGCTCACGCTAGTCA is a window encoding:
- a CDS encoding excalibur calcium-binding domain-containing protein, which gives rise to MMKKVIVAALSVSLVMGGISPAAAQDNAAGIPVDSSSQGAPNPEVKDPGTDEGEGKGKENGSEDGQNPSDDPQGAELSSKPVGSTDLKTVIGAIVGSLAVGALIAAGVNWAVQSRLIPNPLPGLIPNPPAPPAPAKKAPAKPAPAKKVPVKKAPKPAPTKKPVAAKPAPAKRPAPAKRPAPARAQNVYYQNCKDVWNRLGRPIYQRDAGFSSRFDRDGDGVGCEKRPRY
- a CDS encoding acyl-CoA dehydrogenase family protein — translated: MGFNPDFEPFRLPDEYLALREAIRDLAEQQIAPHAKDVDEEERFPQEALEALNAAGFNAIHVPEEYGGQGGDSLAAVIVIEEVARVCGSSSLIPAVNKLGTMGLILQGSEELKKEVLPDIANGAMASYALTEREAGSDAGAMKTRAVRDGDEWVINGSKCFITNGGKSTWYTVMAVTDPEAGARGISAFMVNKDDPGFSVSGYEHKLGIKGSPTAELLFEDCRVPASRMIGEEGTGFKTALQTLDHTRPTIGAQALGIAQGAFDQAVAYVKERKQFGKAIADFQNTQFMLADMKMKIDAARLMIYTAASNAERGVAEDGAKLGLMAAGSKAFASDVAMEVTVDAVQLLGGYGFTRDFPLERMMRDAKITQIYEGTNQICRMVMGRQILA
- a CDS encoding DUF4232 domain-containing protein, which translates into the protein MKSLRRRPVISRSRAPRSALAAGAAALLLAGGSLTLTACDDEETTPSNAASTQESAEESSAQSLTDHSTASTGAANSKAEDGSVGKGGMCATNDLEITTADSQGAAGSTLVNVVFKNTSSKPCSMRGFPGVSMVANHNGTQLGKPAQREKDVPSKDVKLDPGASAIAPIKITQVGALDPQECKPQDADGLRVYPPEQTKAAYVPMKNLEGCSGEVEYLSVQPVSMGDHSGQAGTGQGDQDGE
- a CDS encoding SDR family oxidoreductase codes for the protein MSTQNARNAQNVMILGGHGKVALLASPKLVEAGHTVTSVVRNPDHVADVEATGAKAVVQDIEQLDVAGFEKLFADQDVIIWSAGVGGGDDERTLRVDRDAAIRSIDGAGTKRFVMVSYFNSRADHGVPEDHSMFTYCEAKAAADDHLRASSTKWTIVGPSALTMDEPTAKIETRSPKADGTANGDDTLQASQVSRADVAAVIAEVVDRPNLVGHFIEFNTGDTPITEALDAHAENQSA
- a CDS encoding DUF808 domain-containing protein — its product is MAAGLAALLDDIALIAKKAAATTDDVAAIAGRTSTKAAGVVIDDAAVTPKFVAGVSPARELPIIWKITKGSLVNKLIIILPIILLLSWLLPGALTPLLMLGGFYLSFEGAEKVLEKVGLGSHGEGESDDGDEEKDQSESALVRGAILTDLILSAEIMVISLNEVADQPLLTRALVLILVGLIVTFAVYGVVGVLIKIDDIGLALANKEGVSKGMKKFGLFLVKGMPKLLTAIGIIGTLAMLWVGGHILLVGFDELGLHWPYQAVHHVVENFEHLGGAVTWLMETGFSLLFGLLVGALIAVVVGGVKKLRAR
- a CDS encoding patatin-like phospholipase family protein gives rise to the protein MSAKDVALVLEGGGMRNSYTAACIDQLLEHNIEFGWVGGISAGASHTVNFLSGDRKRARESFVEFGGHPKTGGFKSLLKGTGYFNAEYIYETAGAPGNDLPFDWETFQRSNSQVCIGATRADNGETVYWRREDIKDLPDLMRKVRASSTLPGLMPVPTIDGVDYVDGALGDSGGLLIDAAIEDGFEKFLVLRTKPKGYVRPALRSPKLVKSLLRSRPAVAQAMIDRPPKYNLASDKIAELEAKGQALVFYPEKMNVSNTERRLERLKQSWSDGLEQTKREWETWMEFLGESK
- a CDS encoding MFS transporter is translated as MKKVFLTSAPTKEPVVTPAFVFAWLVNFAQFMIFYVLVTTMAGYAVKEFAANNASAGLASSAFVIGATGARVFSGFFVDAVGRRRVLFTALVLVIVTCAFYIPANSLGLLIAVRIIHGIGYAFASTAVMAVAQSVIPNARRAEGTGYFALGTTLATAIGPALGLWLVGSVGYTTMFQVVVGMSIVAFLLSLLVRSPEPKGADAHHHRPTFSLSAIVHPKVAPIGFFMLLVGVCYAGVITYLNSYSEDNDLVTGAKYFFLAYALVTLVMRFVLGKIQDQKGDNIVIYLGLVTFAIALVVLAFSTQDWMVVLAGALTGLGYGSLMPAAQAISVKAVEPHQMGAGISTLFLLLDVGVGFGPILLGMIVSATSYQAMYTMLAGLVAVSAAVYFLVHGRKVR